Part of the Methylorubrum populi genome is shown below.
AGTTGGAACGGGATGCGGCGCAGGCCGAAGCTCCCGGCGACCAGCGGCACCACCGCCCGCGCCGGCCCGATGAAGCGGCCGATGACGATGGCCCCCGCCCCCCAGCGCCGCAGGAAGGCTTCCGCCTTGGTCGTCATCTCCGGGTGCCGGCTCATCGGCCAGAGGCGCTTCACGCCGTCCTTGTAGTAGAAGCCGACCTCGTAGGAGACCCAGTCCCCGAGCCCGGCGCCGATCCCGGCGCCGATCACCATCGGCCAGAACGGCAGGTCGCTGCCGCCGATCAGCGCGCCGATGCCGAGCAGGATCGCGGTAGCCGGCACCAGCAGCGACAGCACCGCGAGCGACTCGCAGAAGGCGATTACGCCGGTCACGACAGGCGCCCAGGCCTTGTAGGTCTCGACGAAGGTGAGGATGGACTGGCGTGCGGCGTCGAAATCCATACTCACTCCGGAGGCGGGTCGTGTCGGGCTGAGCCGTAACGCATCGCCGCATCGATCGGATGCGCGCGGTCGCGGGCCGCGCTATCACGGCGCGGAAATGCGGATACCGGAGCACCATGAAGGTTCTGTCGATCCAGTCGCACGTCGCCTACGGTCATGTCGGGAATTCGTCCGCCGTCTTCCCGATGCAGCGTCTCGGCGTCGAGGTCTGGCCGGTCCACACGGTGCAGTTCTCCAACCACACCGGCTACGGAGAGTGGCGCGGGCGCGTCTTCGACGGGCCGGCGGTGGAGGAGGTGGTGCAGGGCGTGGCCGAGCGCGGTGCGTTGAAGGACTGCGACGCGGTGCTCTCCGGCTATATGGGCTCGGCCGATATCGGCACCGCGATACTTCGGGCGGTGGCCGCCGTGCGGGCGGCCAATCGCGAGGCGCTGTATTGCTGCGATCCAGTGATCGGCGACACCTATTCCGGCGTCTATGTCCGCCCCGGCATCGCCGACTTCATGCGATCTCAGGCGGTGCCGGCGGCCGACATCCTCACGCCGAACCAGTTCGAACTCGACCTGATCTCGGACGCCCCGAGCGACACGCTGGAGGCGGCCAAGCGCGCCGCCGCCTCGGTGCAGGCGCTGGGGCCGCGGGTGCTGCTCGTCACCTCGCTCACCACCGCCGAGACGCCGCCGGACGCAATCGACATGATGGCGGCGGAGGGCGGGGCGTTCTGGCGGGTGCGCACGCCCCGGCTCGACCTGAAAGCGGTGTCGGGGGCGGGCGATGCGGTCGCCGCGCTCTATCTCGTTCATTACCTGCGCACTCGCTCGGCGGCCCTGGCGCTCGGCATGGCGGCGGCCTCGATCCACGGCCTGCTGCGGCGGACCGCCGAGGCCGGCTCGGAGGAACTAGTGACCGTCGCCGCCCAGGACGAGTTCGTCACGCCGAGCACGGCGTTTCCGGTCGAGAGCGTCTGACGCTGTAAAGGAGCCGTGATGCTGGAACGCCGCTTCGCCACCCTCGACGTGTTCACCGACACGCCGCTCGCCGGAAACCCGCTCGCGGTGGTGCTCGACGCCGAAGGGCTCGACGATGCGGCGATGCAGGCCGTCGCCCGCGAGTTCAACCTGTCGGAGACGGTCTTCGTCCTGCCGCCGGAGGAGCCGCGCCACCGGGCGCGCCTGCGCATCTTCACGCCCGCCCGCGAACTCCCCTTCGCCGGCCATCCGACCGTCGGCACGGCGGTGCTTCTCGCCCTGCGCGACCGGGCCGAGCGGCAGGCGGTGGGTCTGGCCGATGCCGCCGCCTTCGGGCTCGAGGAGGGGATCGGCATCGTCTCCTGCGTCGTCGAGGCGGCCGAGGACGGCCGCAGCGCCCGCGCCCGTTTCAAGCTACCCGTCCTGCCGACCTATCTCGGCGAAGCCCGGCCGAACGACGCTCTCGCCGCGGCCCTGGGTGTGAAGCCGAACGAGATCGGCTTCAATCGCCATCAGCCGAGCCGCCACGGCGCCGGCCCCCTCTTCACCTTCGTGCCTCTGGCGTCCACCGAGGCGCTGACGCGGGCCCGGCTCGATGCCGCCCGGTTCGAGCGCCTGTTCCCGCAGGCGCAGGCAGACGCGCTCTACCTCTACGCCCTCGACCCGGTAGGGCTCGGGCATCGCTACCAGGCGCGGATGTTCGCGCCGCATCTCGGGGTCGCCGAAGACCCGGCGACGGGCAGCGCCGCCGCGGCCTTCGCGGGCGTGCTGATGCAGTTCGAGCCATTGGGGGAGGGCACCCACGACGTGGTGATCCGCCAGGGCGCCGCCATGGGCCGGCCGAGCACAATCGACCTCCAGCTCGTCATCGGTGAGGGCGCGCTGCGTTCCGTCGAGATCGGCGGGCAGGCGGTGGTGGTGAGCGAGGGCGTGCTGCGTGTCGGTTGAGATCGCGGGCGACGCCGCCCCCGGCTTCAGCATCACGCCGCTCCGGCGCGTCTCCGCCCGGCGTGTCGAGCACGACTGGTCCTGGATGCGGGACAATGCGGAGGCGATCGACCGCAACTGGGAGCAGCGCAAGGCGAAGACGCCGAGCCTGTTCGACGGGCCGGTCTATCTCGCCAGCGGCTGCGCCATCGCGGAGGATGCCTGCGAGGCGAGTCTGTTCGAGGTGCGCTACTCGCGCTTCATCGCCTTCCGCGACGCGGGCGTGCCGGATGCCCTGGTGGCCAACGCCTTCGCGGCGATCGTCCCGCATAGCCGCGACGGGGCGGTGCTGCTCGGCATGATGGGCCCCCACACCGCCAATGCCGGCCAGATCTACTTCCCCTGCGGCACGCCCGATCCGGGCGACCTGCGCGAGGACGGCACCGTCGATCTCGCCGGCAGCGCGGAACGCGAGTTTCTGGAGGAGACCGGCCTGACCCTGCCCGAGGGGGCGGAGGAGGAATGGGTGCTCCTGCGCGGCGACGGCCAGCTCGCCTTCCTGCGCCCCGTCCGCTTCGACAGCGACGCCGAGTCGCTGAAGGCCCGCATCGAGGCGCATCGCGGCCACGAGGACGAGCCGGAGCTCGCCCGCAGCGTGATCGTCCGCTCGCGGGCCGAGATCGACGCCGCCCGGATGCCGGGCTTCGTCCAGGCCTATCTTGCGAGCGTCTTTCCGGCGTGAGGCCGGACCTCAGCGGTAGCCGTAGCGGGCCTTGGCCGCCGCGAGCAGGCTCATCGCCTCGCCCTCGCGGCCGGCGGAGCAGGCCGCCTCCGCCTTGGACAGGTCGGCGCTGAAGCGCGTGCCGACCGGCGCGGAGAGATCGCCCGTCTTCACGTCGGTCGCGACGATGGCCTGGGTGCGCGCGACGCTCGGGCCGCAGCCGGTGCCGGTCGGCAGGGGCGCGACGGCAGCGGCGGGCGCGGTAGCGACAGGTGCGACCGGGGGCGGCGCGCTCGACTGGCAGGCGCTCAGGGTGCAGCCGAAGGCGGCGATCAGGACGGCTCGGGAAAGCGGCGCGGGCACGACAGGTCTCTCCGGTCATGAGAGGGCTAAGTTCGGTGCAGCCAAGCTTGGCCGCAGGGTTGTGCGCCGGGTGGGATGAAACGGTCAATCGCAGGTCTGCCCCGCGCTTGTCACGATCCCCGCCAATCGGTACAGAACGCCACCCTGGTCGCAGGCGGTTTGCCGGCGAGTCAGCCTCTCAGGAGAATCGAGCGTGGCCCCTGGCCGCCCCGTGCAGACGAATGACGGTGCCGCTTTCGCGGCCGCGTCGTCCTGCGCGCTCATTCTCGTAGGCCTGCTTCTTAGCCGCCCCTGAGGGCCGTCCGGGCGCGACCGCCTGGGCTCTCAGGGGGTGCCGCTCGTCCACCGGAAGACAGGTTTTCCGGCGCCGCTCCCGAGGAGTCGAGCGCGCCGGCTGCGAGGAATGAAGACCCATGGCGAACACCACTGAGAGCGCGAAGGACCGCGTCGTCATCTTCGACACGACGTTGCGCGACGGCGAGCAATGCCCCGGCGCCACCATGACCCTCGACGAAAAGCTGGCGGTGGCCGAACTGCTCGACGGGATGGGCGTCGACATCATCGAGGCGGGCTTCCCGATCGCCTCCAACGGCGATTTCGAGGCCGTCTCCGAGATCGCCCGGCGCACCAAGCGCGCCACCGTCGCCGGCCTCGCCCGCGCCATCCCCGCCGACATCGCCCGCGCCGGCGAGGCGGTGCGCCACGCCCAGCGCGGCCGCATCCACACCTTCGTCTCGACCTCGGCGATCCACCTCGCCCACCAGATGCGCAAGACGCAGGACGAGGTGATCGAGATCATCCTGAAGACCGTGACCCAGGCCCGCGACCTCGTCGAGGACGTGGAATGGTCGGCCATGGACGCGACCCGCACCGACATCGACTATCTCTGCCGCTGCGTCGAAGCCGCGATCCGCTCCGGCGCCACCACCATCAACCTGCCCGACACGGTGGGCTACGCCACGCCGCAGGAATACGGCGCGATGTTCCGGGCCGTGCGCGAGCGCGTACCGAACGCCGACAAGGCGATCTTCTCCGTCCATTGCCACAACGATCTCGGCCTGGCGGTGGCGAACTCGCTCGCCGGCCTGGAGGGCGGCGCCCGGCAGATCGAGTGCACCATCAACGGCATCGGCGAGCGGGCCGGCAACGCCGCGCTCGAAGAGATTGTCATGGCGATCCGGACGCGGGCCGACGTGATGCCCTACGACACCGGCATCGACACGACGATGCTGACCCGCGCCTCGAAGCTCGTCAGCCACGCGGCGAACTTCCCCGTGCAGTACAACAAGGCCATCGTCGGCCGGAACGCCTTCGCCCACGAGAGCGGCATCCATCAGGACGGCATGCTCAAGCATTCCGAGACCTACGAGATCATGACCCCGGCCTCCGTTGGCCTCGCCAAGACCTCGCTGGTAATGGGCAAGCATTCGGGCCGGGCCGCCTTCAAGTCGAAGCTGACCGAACTCGGCATCTCGCTGTCCGACAACCAGTTCCAGGACGTGTTCGAGCGCTTCAAGGATCTGGCCGACCGCAAGAAGCACGTCTACGACGAGGACATCGAGGCGCTGGTGGACGAGAAGCTCGCCACCGCCCACGACCGCATCAAGCTGCTCTCGCTCTCGGTGATCGCCGGCACCCGCGGGCCGCAGCGCGCGACGATGAAGATCGAGATGGACGGCCGCACCTTCACCGAGGAGGCGGACGGCAACGGGCCCGTGGACGCGGTGTTCAACGCCATCCACGAGATCGTGCCGCACGATGCGGTGCTCGAACTCTATCAGGTCCACGCCGTGACCGAGGGGACCGACGCGCAGGCGGAGGTCTCAGTTCGCCTCAAGGCCGGCGAGCGCTCGGTGACGGCACGCGGCGCCGATCCGGATACGCTGGTGGCCTCCGCCAAGGCTTATCTCTCGGCCTTGAACAAGCTCTCGGCCGCCTCCGTGCGGCTGCACGCGCAGCACGCCGCGGTGGTTTAGCCGTCGCTCGTCCCACTCTCGATCTCATCCTGAGGTGCTTGCGCGGCAGCGCAAGCCTCGAAGGATCTTCCAGTTCGCGCGCGGTCTCGGGAGGATCCTTCGAGGCCCGCTTCGCGGGCACCTCAGGATGAGGGACAGGTTTGGACGAACGGTCCGCTGCCGGATGTCCGCTTCACATCGATAAAGCCAAGAAATGCCCGCTTACCGCTCCCGCACCACC
Proteins encoded:
- a CDS encoding DedA family protein; the protein is MDFDAARQSILTFVETYKAWAPVVTGVIAFCESLAVLSLLVPATAILLGIGALIGGSDLPFWPMVIGAGIGAGLGDWVSYEVGFYYKDGVKRLWPMSRHPEMTTKAEAFLRRWGAGAIVIGRFIGPARAVVPLVAGSFGLRRIPFQLANWSSAFVWAFVLLAPGAGLLSWLHY
- a CDS encoding 2-isopropylmalate synthase; its protein translation is MANTTESAKDRVVIFDTTLRDGEQCPGATMTLDEKLAVAELLDGMGVDIIEAGFPIASNGDFEAVSEIARRTKRATVAGLARAIPADIARAGEAVRHAQRGRIHTFVSTSAIHLAHQMRKTQDEVIEIILKTVTQARDLVEDVEWSAMDATRTDIDYLCRCVEAAIRSGATTINLPDTVGYATPQEYGAMFRAVRERVPNADKAIFSVHCHNDLGLAVANSLAGLEGGARQIECTINGIGERAGNAALEEIVMAIRTRADVMPYDTGIDTTMLTRASKLVSHAANFPVQYNKAIVGRNAFAHESGIHQDGMLKHSETYEIMTPASVGLAKTSLVMGKHSGRAAFKSKLTELGISLSDNQFQDVFERFKDLADRKKHVYDEDIEALVDEKLATAHDRIKLLSLSVIAGTRGPQRATMKIEMDGRTFTEEADGNGPVDAVFNAIHEIVPHDAVLELYQVHAVTEGTDAQAEVSVRLKAGERSVTARGADPDTLVASAKAYLSALNKLSAASVRLHAQHAAVV
- a CDS encoding PhzF family phenazine biosynthesis protein, with protein sequence MLERRFATLDVFTDTPLAGNPLAVVLDAEGLDDAAMQAVAREFNLSETVFVLPPEEPRHRARLRIFTPARELPFAGHPTVGTAVLLALRDRAERQAVGLADAAAFGLEEGIGIVSCVVEAAEDGRSARARFKLPVLPTYLGEARPNDALAAALGVKPNEIGFNRHQPSRHGAGPLFTFVPLASTEALTRARLDAARFERLFPQAQADALYLYALDPVGLGHRYQARMFAPHLGVAEDPATGSAAAAFAGVLMQFEPLGEGTHDVVIRQGAAMGRPSTIDLQLVIGEGALRSVEIGGQAVVVSEGVLRVG
- the pdxY gene encoding pyridoxal kinase PdxY, which codes for MKVLSIQSHVAYGHVGNSSAVFPMQRLGVEVWPVHTVQFSNHTGYGEWRGRVFDGPAVEEVVQGVAERGALKDCDAVLSGYMGSADIGTAILRAVAAVRAANREALYCCDPVIGDTYSGVYVRPGIADFMRSQAVPAADILTPNQFELDLISDAPSDTLEAAKRAAASVQALGPRVLLVTSLTTAETPPDAIDMMAAEGGAFWRVRTPRLDLKAVSGAGDAVAALYLVHYLRTRSAALALGMAAASIHGLLRRTAEAGSEELVTVAAQDEFVTPSTAFPVESV
- a CDS encoding NUDIX hydrolase translates to MSVEIAGDAAPGFSITPLRRVSARRVEHDWSWMRDNAEAIDRNWEQRKAKTPSLFDGPVYLASGCAIAEDACEASLFEVRYSRFIAFRDAGVPDALVANAFAAIVPHSRDGAVLLGMMGPHTANAGQIYFPCGTPDPGDLREDGTVDLAGSAEREFLEETGLTLPEGAEEEWVLLRGDGQLAFLRPVRFDSDAESLKARIEAHRGHEDEPELARSVIVRSRAEIDAARMPGFVQAYLASVFPA